The Neochlamydia sp. S13 genome has a segment encoding these proteins:
- the tgt gene encoding tRNA guanosine(34) transglycosylase Tgt, which translates to MKFTICKADACSRARVGIIETAHGAIETPVFMPVGTRAAVKTLTNQHLLDMKAQIILGNTYHLMLRPGVEILGKAGGLHAFMNWQSPLLTDSGGFQVFSLSALNKVTDKGVHFQSHIDGSRHFLGPDESMFIQKTIGSDIVMAFDECTPYPCEKKIVEKSLERTHRWAERCRNYDLQPHQNLFGIVQGGVHADLRQQSAQFLANLDFQGYAIGGLSVGEPASVMYEVLDHTVPFMPVEKPRYLMGVGTPRNLVESVMRGVDMFDCVMPTRNARNGTAFTWAGKVQIKAARYAEDFSPLDPSTPSYTSQFSKAYLRHLLNVDEMTGLTLVTLQNLAFYLDFMQKLREAIKNDTLADFYQKVCALYPH; encoded by the coding sequence TTGAAATTTACGATTTGTAAGGCTGATGCTTGCTCCCGTGCAAGAGTAGGAATCATAGAAACTGCCCATGGGGCGATAGAAACGCCTGTTTTCATGCCTGTAGGTACACGGGCAGCTGTTAAAACCTTGACTAATCAGCACCTGTTAGATATGAAGGCTCAAATTATTTTGGGCAATACTTATCATCTGATGCTTCGTCCAGGGGTAGAAATTTTGGGTAAAGCTGGTGGTTTGCATGCTTTTATGAACTGGCAAAGCCCTCTTCTTACTGACTCAGGAGGATTTCAAGTTTTTTCTTTGTCTGCCCTTAACAAGGTCACGGATAAAGGAGTCCATTTTCAATCGCATATCGATGGTTCGCGTCACTTTTTGGGACCCGATGAGAGCATGTTCATTCAAAAAACTATAGGCTCTGACATTGTGATGGCATTTGATGAATGTACGCCTTATCCGTGTGAAAAAAAAATTGTGGAAAAAAGCTTAGAAAGAACCCATCGCTGGGCGGAGCGCTGTAGAAATTATGATTTGCAGCCTCATCAAAATCTTTTTGGAATCGTACAAGGTGGAGTGCATGCTGATTTACGTCAGCAGTCTGCCCAGTTTTTAGCTAATCTAGATTTCCAAGGATATGCTATCGGTGGCCTTTCCGTTGGCGAGCCTGCTTCGGTGATGTATGAGGTGCTTGATCATACAGTGCCATTTATGCCGGTAGAAAAACCACGCTATTTGATGGGAGTAGGAACGCCTCGTAATCTAGTGGAGAGTGTAATGCGGGGAGTCGATATGTTCGATTGTGTGATGCCTACACGAAATGCACGAAATGGCACGGCTTTTACCTGGGCCGGAAAAGTGCAGATAAAGGCTGCTCGTTATGCTGAAGATTTTTCTCCTCTCGATCCATCTACGCCCTCCTATACTTCTCAGTTCTCTAAGGCTTACTTACGCCATCTCCTCAATGTGGATGAAATGACTGGCTTAACATTAGTCACGTTACAAAATCTAGCCTTTTATCTAGATTTTATGCAAAAATTAAGGGAAGCAATAAAAAATGATACTTTAGCCGATTTTTATCAAAAAGTTTGTGCCTTGTATCCGCATTAA
- the rlmD gene encoding 23S rRNA (uracil(1939)-C(5))-methyltransferase RlmD: MPYSKQTRFANVKINEFSKRGHGLGRIERSEEEIKEAEIAFTIPGDAVYSVLHGKNKTHWVGGIQRIIEPSKDRIIPKCIHFGSCGGCQWQQMSYDTQLRYKESLAKDIFRSVITPETHLFPIMPSESEWNYRNKMDFTFSRDLNKTKYLGLILDSTKGKVFNLVECHLPNPWFTQAVHAVKSWWEESNLEAYYPIKNTGSLRSLTLREGMKTGDRMVMLTVSGNPDYALQNRHLESFVHALHSAIEPQQSNAKLSIFVRIQQISPGMATNFYEMLLYGPQYIEEELDIQADIEKPAETYKFRISPSSFFQPNIRQIEKVYSLALQLAKVNKEDTIYDLFCGSGVLGICASKNVKQVIGIEISPETAFDARQNAALNNRQNVTIISGAVRYALGQIQDENLFPLPDLVLLNPPRAGLDPLTMKHLLRLNAPKILYISGNPQAHVANIAELSQNGYTVKYIQPYDQFPQTIHVDSLILLEKTPSNI; encoded by the coding sequence ATGCCTTATTCTAAACAAACTCGTTTTGCGAATGTTAAAATCAATGAATTTTCTAAGAGAGGACATGGCTTAGGTCGCATCGAACGTTCAGAAGAGGAAATTAAGGAAGCTGAGATAGCGTTTACCATCCCTGGAGATGCAGTCTATTCTGTGCTACATGGCAAAAATAAAACGCACTGGGTAGGAGGAATACAAAGAATTATTGAGCCTTCCAAAGACCGAATTATTCCTAAATGTATACATTTTGGCTCCTGTGGTGGATGCCAATGGCAACAAATGTCTTATGATACTCAACTGCGTTATAAAGAATCTTTAGCTAAAGATATTTTCCGCAGTGTAATCACGCCAGAGACCCATCTATTTCCTATTATGCCCTCTGAATCTGAGTGGAATTACAGAAACAAAATGGATTTTACCTTTTCAAGAGATCTAAATAAAACTAAGTACTTAGGCTTGATTCTTGACTCTACCAAAGGAAAGGTTTTTAATCTTGTAGAATGTCATCTTCCCAACCCCTGGTTCACTCAAGCTGTCCATGCGGTAAAATCTTGGTGGGAAGAGTCAAATTTAGAGGCCTATTACCCCATCAAGAATACCGGTTCATTAAGGTCCTTGACGCTACGTGAAGGAATGAAGACAGGAGACCGCATGGTAATGTTGACGGTCTCTGGTAACCCTGATTATGCTTTGCAAAATCGCCACCTTGAGAGCTTTGTCCATGCGTTACATAGTGCTATTGAGCCACAACAGTCAAATGCTAAGCTAAGCATATTTGTTAGGATACAACAGATAAGTCCAGGAATGGCCACTAACTTTTATGAAATGTTACTTTATGGACCTCAGTATATTGAGGAAGAACTAGACATTCAGGCAGATATTGAAAAGCCTGCAGAAACTTATAAGTTTAGAATTAGCCCTTCTTCTTTCTTTCAGCCTAATATAAGGCAAATAGAAAAGGTTTATTCTTTAGCCCTGCAATTAGCGAAGGTAAACAAAGAAGATACCATCTATGATCTTTTTTGCGGCTCAGGGGTGTTAGGTATTTGCGCTTCAAAGAACGTTAAGCAGGTAATAGGCATAGAAATATCTCCGGAGACAGCTTTTGATGCGCGTCAAAATGCTGCTTTAAATAATAGGCAGAATGTCACTATTATTTCAGGAGCGGTGCGCTATGCTTTGGGCCAAATTCAAGATGAAAATTTATTTCCTCTACCTGATTTAGTCTTATTAAATCCTCCACGTGCGGGTCTCGATCCTCTCACCATGAAACATTTACTTCGTCTCAATGCTCCCAAAATCCTCTATATTTCTGGCAATCCTCAGGCCCATGTAGCTAATATTGCTGAGTTATCGCAGAATGGTTATACGGTAAAATATATTCAACCTTATGATCAATTTCCTCAAACTATCCATGTCGACAGTTTGATTCTCCTAGAAAAAACTCCATCAAACATATAG
- a CDS encoding histone — protein sequence MALKDTVKNLRDLLQNITNDLEKAEKGNKAASQRVRTGTVKLEKVSKLYRKESIKSEKTTKGTKKTAKKVTAPKKASKPAAKPIATKPAAKPAAKPKAKAHKAKARPLSLKRPTAKLPTKQVGWR from the coding sequence ATGGCATTAAAAGATACGGTCAAAAATTTAAGAGACCTGCTTCAGAACATTACTAATGATTTAGAAAAAGCTGAGAAAGGCAATAAAGCAGCTTCTCAGCGTGTTCGTACAGGAACCGTTAAGCTTGAGAAAGTTTCTAAGCTTTATCGTAAAGAATCTATCAAATCTGAAAAAACGACGAAAGGTACAAAGAAAACGGCTAAAAAAGTAACTGCTCCTAAAAAAGCTTCTAAGCCAGCTGCAAAACCAATCGCTACAAAGCCAGCTGCAAAACCTGCAGCCAAGCCAAAAGCTAAAGCACATAAAGCTAAGGCACGTCCTCTTTCTTTAAAAAGACCTACCGCAAAACTTCCTACGAAGCAAGTGGGCTGGAGATAA
- a CDS encoding transposase, with product MFIKLYDKGLEIITRLRKYMKNKLISLVDKILLRKRGD from the coding sequence TTGTTTATCAAGCTTTACGACAAGGGCTTAGAAATTATTACTAGGCTTAGAAAGTATATGAAAAACAAGCTAATTTCACTGGTAGATAAGATTTTATTAAGAAAGCGAGGGGATTGA
- a CDS encoding leucine-rich repeat domain-containing protein produces MHPISSTSMECLPNELLLPILEACVVPSLFSVCKRWHHLLATEVMPSLYKKIAQLHFPTKNTLTQRTLMLAKVYQLNPGLTSTEKVYQVFKQVITLAKSISPLEFKWKTEEKRGLTLANYSSYLLNINRLLLWKKLPGGEEYLSREEIKHLPLQKKGELFRDWIEENCKSITALDLSNAGLTYLPPEICQLSQLQTLNLSQNQLTTLPAEIGQLSQLRGLYLNQNQLTALPTGISQLSQLQTLNLSQNQLTSLPAEIGQLSQLRRLQLNQNQITSLPAGIDQLSQLQLLELNQNQLTNLPAGIGQLSQLQLLELNQNQLTSLPAEIGQLSQLQTLDLRENPLTALPTEIGQLAKLQRLDLRKNQLTSLPAEIGQLSKLQWLYLNQNQLTTLPAEIGQLPQLQTLDLRENQLTTLPTEIGQLAKLQRLYLIQNQLTTLPAEIGQLSKLQWLYLNQNQLTTLPAEIGQLPQLQTLDLRENQLTTLPTEIGQLAKLQRLYLIQNQLTTLPAEIGQLPQLTKLELAENPLKDIAEKIRQRFQL; encoded by the coding sequence ATGCATCCTATCTCTTCGACATCTATGGAATGCTTGCCCAATGAATTGTTGCTCCCTATCTTAGAGGCTTGCGTAGTTCCTTCCTTATTTAGCGTCTGTAAAAGATGGCATCATCTGCTGGCTACTGAAGTCATGCCTTCTCTTTATAAAAAAATAGCCCAGCTTCATTTTCCCACGAAGAATACCCTTACCCAGCGAACTCTTATGTTAGCTAAAGTTTATCAACTCAATCCTGGACTTACCTCTACTGAAAAAGTTTATCAAGTTTTTAAACAAGTTATTACCTTAGCTAAATCTATTTCTCCTTTGGAATTTAAATGGAAAACAGAAGAAAAAAGAGGCTTAACGCTGGCTAATTACTCTTCTTATCTCTTAAATATTAATCGCCTTTTACTTTGGAAAAAACTTCCTGGTGGAGAAGAATACTTGAGCCGAGAAGAAATTAAGCACTTGCCTCTACAAAAAAAAGGAGAGCTTTTTAGAGATTGGATTGAAGAAAATTGTAAAAGCATCACGGCTTTAGATTTATCTAACGCAGGCTTGACTTATTTACCCCCAGAAATATGCCAATTGTCTCAGTTGCAAACGCTTAATTTAAGCCAAAACCAGCTCACCACCCTTCCTGCAGAAATAGGGCAGCTTTCTCAACTACGAGGGCTTTACTTAAATCAAAACCAGCTCACCGCTCTGCCTACAGGAATAAGTCAATTGTCTCAGTTGCAAACGCTTAACTTAAGCCAAAACCAGCTCACCAGCCTTCCTGCAGAAATCGGGCAGTTGTCTCAACTACGAAGGCTTCAATTAAATCAAAACCAGATCACCAGTCTGCCTGCAGGAATAGATCAATTGTCTCAGCTACAATTGCTTGAATTAAATCAAAACCAGCTCACCAATCTGCCTGCAGGAATAGGTCAATTGTCTCAGCTACAATTGCTTGAATTAAATCAAAACCAGCTCACCAGCCTTCCTGCAGAAATCGGGCAGCTGTCTCAGCTGCAAACGCTTGACTTAAGAGAAAACCCGCTCACCGCTCTGCCTACAGAAATAGGGCAGTTGGCTAAGCTGCAAAGGCTTGACTTAAGAAAAAACCAGCTCACCAGCCTTCCTGCAGAAATAGGGCAGCTGTCTAAGCTGCAATGGCTTTACTTAAATCAAAACCAGCTCACCACCCTTCCTGCAGAAATAGGGCAGCTGCCTCAGCTGCAAACGCTTGACTTAAGAGAAAACCAGCTCACCACTCTGCCTACAGAAATCGGGCAGTTGGCTAAGCTGCAAAGGCTTTACTTAATCCAAAACCAACTCACCACCCTTCCTGCAGAAATAGGGCAGCTGTCTAAGCTGCAATGGCTTTACTTAAATCAAAACCAGCTCACCACCCTTCCTGCAGAAATAGGGCAGCTGCCTCAGCTGCAAACGCTTGACTTAAGAGAAAACCAGCTCACCACTCTGCCTACAGAAATCGGGCAGTTGGCTAAGCTGCAAAGGCTTTACTTAATCCAAAACCAACTCACCACCCTTCCTGCAGAAATAGGGCAGCTGCCTCAGCTTACCAAGCTTGAATTAGCGGAAAACCCTTTGAAAGATATCGCCGAAAAAATAAGGCAGCGTTTTCAATTGTAG
- a CDS encoding leucine-rich repeat domain-containing protein — MHPISSASIESLPNELLLPILEACVVPSLFSVCKRWHHLLASEVMPPLYKQIGKVHVPQGNVKEQALIVDRIYKLEEKLSETAKVNAIFRQIFTLAKSFSPLEFKEKTEEKRGLTLANYSSYLVNINRLLLWERLPGGEEFLSREEIKHLPLEKKGELLRDWIKENCKNIPALDLSRAGLFYLPSEIGQLSQLQYLDLSQNQLTSLPVEIGQLSQLERLYLNENQLTALPTEIGQLSQLRRLDLNENQLTALPAEICQLSQLQYVSLNQNQLTALPAEIGRLSQLERLDLNRNQLTALPIKVGQLSQLQRLELNQNQLTNLPTEIGQLSQLGVLYLKQNKLDRLPAEIGQLSQLQTLNLSQNQLDRLPTEIGQLFQLQGLYLSQNQLTNLPTEIGQLSQLGVLYLKQNKLDRLPAEIGQLSQLQTLDLSQNQLDRLPTEIGQLFQLQGLYLSQNQLTALPIEIGRLSKLQWLELNHNQLTALPTEIGQLFQLQGLYLSQNQLTNLPTEIGQLSQLGVLYLKQNKLDRLPAEIGQLFQLQGLYLNQNQLTSLPTEIGQLSELQTLKLNQNQLTSLPVEIGQLSQLQELKLEENPLKDIAEKMRQRFQL, encoded by the coding sequence ATGCATCCTATCTCTTCGGCATCTATTGAAAGCTTGCCCAATGAATTGCTACTCCCTATCTTAGAGGCTTGCGTAGTTCCTTCCTTATTTAGCGTCTGTAAAAGATGGCATCATCTGCTGGCTTCTGAAGTCATGCCCCCTCTTTATAAGCAAATAGGTAAAGTGCATGTTCCTCAAGGAAATGTTAAGGAGCAGGCTCTTATTGTAGATAGGATTTATAAGCTAGAAGAAAAGCTTTCTGAAACAGCAAAGGTAAATGCAATCTTTAGGCAAATCTTTACTTTAGCCAAGTCTTTTTCTCCTTTAGAATTCAAAGAAAAAACAGAAGAAAAAAGAGGCTTAACGCTGGCTAATTACTCTTCCTATCTTGTAAATATTAATCGCCTTTTACTTTGGGAAAGACTTCCTGGTGGGGAAGAATTCTTGAGCCGAGAAGAAATTAAGCACTTGCCTCTAGAGAAAAAAGGAGAGCTTCTTAGAGATTGGATTAAAGAAAATTGTAAAAACATCCCCGCTTTGGATTTATCTAGAGCAGGCTTGTTTTATTTACCCTCAGAAATAGGCCAATTGTCTCAGTTGCAATATCTTGACTTAAGTCAAAACCAGCTCACCAGCCTTCCTGTAGAAATAGGCCAATTATCTCAGTTGGAACGGCTTTACTTAAATGAAAACCAGCTCACCGCTCTGCCTACAGAAATTGGGCAGCTCTCTCAGCTGCGAAGGCTTGACTTAAATGAAAACCAGCTCACCGCTCTGCCTGCAGAAATATGCCAGTTATCTCAGCTGCAATACGTCTCCTTAAATCAAAACCAGCTCACCGCTTTGCCTGCAGAAATTGGGCGGCTGTCCCAGCTGGAAAGGCTTGACTTAAATCGAAACCAGCTCACCGCTCTGCCTATAAAAGTCGGACAACTGTCTCAGCTGCAAAGGCTTGAATTAAATCAAAACCAGCTCACCAATCTGCCTACAGAAATCGGGCAGCTGTCTCAACTAGGGGTGCTTTACTTAAAGCAAAACAAGCTCGACCGCCTTCCTGCAGAAATAGGTCAATTGTCTCAGCTGCAAACGCTTAACTTAAGCCAAAACCAGCTCGACCGCCTGCCTACAGAAATTGGGCAACTGTTTCAACTACAAGGGCTTTACTTAAGCCAAAACCAGCTCACCAATCTGCCTACAGAAATCGGGCAGCTGTCTCAACTAGGGGTGCTTTACTTAAAGCAAAACAAGCTCGACCGCCTTCCTGCAGAAATAGGTCAATTGTCTCAGCTGCAAACGCTTGACTTAAGCCAAAACCAGCTCGACCGCCTGCCTACAGAAATTGGGCAACTGTTTCAACTACAAGGGCTTTACTTAAGCCAAAACCAGCTCACCGCTCTACCTATAGAGATTGGGCGGCTGTCTAAGCTGCAATGGCTTGAATTAAATCATAACCAACTCACCGCTCTACCTACAGAAATTGGGCAACTGTTTCAACTACAAGGGCTTTACTTAAGCCAAAACCAGCTCACCAATCTGCCTACAGAAATCGGGCAGCTGTCTCAACTAGGGGTGCTTTACTTAAAGCAAAACAAGCTCGACCGCCTACCTGCAGAAATTGGGCAACTGTTTCAACTACAAGGGCTTTACTTAAATCAAAACCAGCTCACTAGCCTGCCTACAGAAATCGGGCAGCTGTCTGAGCTGCAAACGCTTAAATTAAATCAAAACCAGCTCACCAGCCTTCCTGTAGAAATAGGTCAATTGTCTCAGCTGCAAGAGCTTAAATTAGAGGAAAATCCTTTGAAGGATATTGCAGAAAAAATGAGGCAGCGTTTCCAATTGTAA
- a CDS encoding leucine-rich repeat domain-containing protein, translated as MHPISSTSMECLPNELLLPILEACVVPSLFSVCKRWHHLLASEVMPPLYKQIGKVHVPQGNVKEQALIVDRIYKLEEKLSEAAKVNAIFRQIFTLAKSFSPLEFKWKTEEKRGLTLANYSSYLVNINRLLLWKKLPGGEEYLSREEIKHLPLEKKGELLRDWIAENCKNLTSLNLSGTGLAYLPPEIGQLSQLQKLFLNQNQLIVLPAEIGHLSQLQELDLSENQLTSLPAEIGQLSQLERLFLDQNQLTSLPAEIGQLSQLQWLYLDQNQLTSLPEEIGQLSELQALYLSQSQLTSLPAGIGQLSQLQWLGLNQNQLTALPTEIGQLPKLQRLELNQNQLTSLPAEIGQLSQLQWLYLDQNQLTSLPAEIGQLSELQALYLSQSQLTSLPAGIGQLSQLQWLSLNQNQLTSLPAEIGQLSELQTLKLNQNQLTALPAEIGQLSQMKWLYLNQSQLASLPAEIGQLSQLQRLELNQSQLTSLPAEIGRLSQLQTLYLNQNQLTALPTEIGQLSQLQALELNQNQLTALPAEIGQLSQLQALELNQNQLTTLPTEICQLSQLQTLDLSRNQLTSLPTEIGQLSQLRVLHLNQNQLTALPAEIGQLSQLQTLNLNQNQLTALPTEIGQLPKLQRLELNQNQLTSLPEEIGQLSELQALYLSQSQLTSLPAGIGQLSQLQWLSLNQNQLTSLPAGIGQLSQLQWLGLNQNQLTSLPAGIGQLSQLQRLNLNQNKLTSLPAEIGRLSQLQVLYLNQNQLTSLPAEIGQLSQLQQLYLNHNQLTSLPAEIGQLSQLTKLELAENPLKDIAEKIRQRFRL; from the coding sequence ATGCATCCTATCTCTTCGACATCTATGGAATGCTTGCCCAATGAATTGCTGCTCCCTATCTTAGAGGCTTGCGTAGTTCCTTCCTTATTTAGCGTCTGTAAAAGATGGCATCATCTGCTGGCTTCTGAAGTCATGCCCCCTCTTTATAAGCAAATAGGTAAAGTGCATGTTCCTCAAGGAAATGTTAAGGAGCAGGCTCTTATTGTAGATAGGATTTATAAGCTAGAAGAAAAGCTTTCTGAAGCAGCAAAGGTAAATGCAATCTTTAGGCAAATCTTTACTTTAGCCAAGTCTTTTTCTCCTTTGGAATTTAAATGGAAAACAGAAGAAAAAAGAGGCTTAACGCTGGCTAATTACTCTTCCTATCTTGTAAATATTAATCGCCTTCTACTTTGGAAAAAACTTCCTGGCGGGGAAGAATACTTGAGCCGAGAAGAAATTAAGCACTTGCCTTTAGAAAAAAAAGGAGAGCTTCTTAGAGATTGGATTGCAGAAAATTGTAAAAACTTAACTTCGCTAAATTTATCTGGAACAGGCTTGGCTTATTTACCTCCAGAAATAGGCCAGTTATCTCAGCTGCAAAAGCTTTTCTTAAATCAAAACCAGCTCATCGTTCTGCCTGCAGAAATCGGGCATCTATCTCAGCTGCAAGAGCTTGACTTAAGTGAAAACCAGCTTACCAGTCTTCCTGCAGAAATCGGGCAGCTGTCTCAGCTAGAAAGGCTTTTTTTAGATCAAAACCAGCTCACCAGCCTGCCTGCAGAAATCGGGCAATTGTCTCAACTGCAATGGCTTTACTTAGATCAAAACCAGCTCACCAGCCTGCCTGAAGAAATCGGGCAGTTGTCTGAGCTCCAAGCGCTTTACTTAAGTCAAAGCCAGCTCACCAGCCTTCCTGCAGGAATCGGACAACTGTCTCAGCTGCAATGGCTTGGCTTAAATCAAAACCAGCTCACCGCTCTGCCTACAGAAATTGGGCAGCTGCCTAAGCTGCAAAGGCTTGAATTAAATCAAAACCAACTCACCAGCCTGCCTGCAGAAATCGGGCAATTGTCTCAACTGCAATGGCTTTACTTAGATCAAAACCAGCTCACCAGCCTTCCTGCAGAAATCGGGCAGTTGTCTGAGCTCCAAGCGCTTTACTTAAGTCAAAGCCAGCTCACCAGCCTTCCTGCAGGAATCGGACAACTGTCTCAGCTGCAATGGCTTAGCTTAAATCAAAACCAGCTCACCAGCCTTCCTGCAGAAATCGGGCAGCTGTCTGAGCTGCAAACGCTTAAATTAAATCAAAACCAGCTCACCGCTCTGCCTGCAGAAATCGGCCAGCTGTCTCAGATGAAATGGCTTTACTTAAATCAAAGCCAGCTCGCCAGTCTTCCTGCAGAAATAGGTCAATTGTCTCAGCTGCAAAGGCTTGAGTTAAATCAAAGCCAGCTCACCAGCCTTCCTGCAGAAATCGGGCGGCTGTCTCAGCTGCAAACACTTTACTTAAATCAAAACCAACTCACCGCTCTGCCTACAGAAATTGGGCAGCTCTCTCAGCTGCAAGCGCTTGAGTTAAATCAAAACCAGCTCACCGCTCTGCCTGCAGAAATAGGTCAATTGTCTCAGCTGCAAGCGCTTGAGTTAAATCAAAACCAGCTCACCACTCTGCCTACAGAAATATGCCAGTTATCTCAGCTGCAAACGCTTGATTTAAGCCGCAACCAGCTCACCAGTCTTCCTACAGAAATTGGGCAGCTGTCTCAACTACGAGTGCTTCACTTAAATCAAAACCAGCTCACCGCTCTGCCTGCAGAAATAGGTCAATTGTCTCAGCTGCAAACGCTTAACTTAAATCAAAACCAGCTCACCGCTCTGCCTACAGAAATTGGGCAGCTGCCTAAGCTGCAAAGGCTTGAATTAAATCAAAACCAACTCACCAGCCTGCCTGAAGAAATCGGGCAGTTGTCTGAGCTCCAAGCGCTTTACTTAAGTCAAAGCCAGCTCACCAGCCTTCCTGCAGGAATCGGACAACTGTCTCAGCTGCAATGGCTTAGCTTAAATCAAAACCAGCTCACCAGCCTTCCTGCAGGAATCGGACAACTGTCTCAGCTGCAATGGCTTGGCTTAAATCAAAACCAGCTCACCAGCCTTCCTGCAGGAATCGGACAACTGTCTCAGCTGCAAAGGCTTAACTTAAATCAAAACAAGCTCACCAGCCTTCCTGCAGAAATAGGGCGGCTGTCTCAGCTGCAAGTGCTTTACTTAAATCAAAACCAGCTCACCAGTCTTCCTGCAGAAATCGGGCAATTGTCTCAGCTGCAACAGCTTTACTTAAATCACAACCAGCTCACCAGCCTGCCTGCAGAAATTGGGCAGCTGTCTCAGCTTACCAAGCTTGAATTAGCGGAAAATCCTTTGAAAGATATCGCCGAAAAAATAAGGCAGCGTTTTCGATTGTAG
- a CDS encoding transposase — MFSQPLPFIKEYLNQLEVALKQENPHNNLSKIQWCWLAFCLMGILVTNSICWAKFERAGLKSYKKMALSAMFRRAKIAWNRLLICSVRAVLHKHGITEGVLIIDDKDHSRSKNAEKLHHLHKIRDKKTSGYFCGQNIIFLQLVTKKFCIPVSFAFYSPDPVLTRWQQEVRKLKKLGILKKDRPKEPKRSLEYPKKYTLALQLLKNFACEFPAFKVTCVLADALYGNGLFVDGVEGIWPGVQIITQLRKNQKVMRGKKSLSCQEFFEAYKGWNQEIFIRGDKKNVVQAGGARLYVPSHHKKRFVIALKYEGENEYRYLMAANLSWNMKDVMQGYTLRWLVEVFIEDWSSHCGFCSLAKQCGVEGSERPLILSLLFDHCFLFHLSQTNFIKNKLPLATLGSLVEKSRVDALCQVIREIVEHENSKELFRDFEKTLDEIFVLRPSRKHLNAVQENVTFESSRKVA; from the coding sequence ATGTTTTCCCAACCGCTTCCCTTTATTAAAGAATATTTAAATCAACTTGAAGTGGCTCTCAAGCAAGAAAATCCTCATAATAATTTATCCAAAATTCAATGGTGTTGGCTAGCCTTTTGTTTGATGGGAATATTAGTTACTAATTCAATCTGTTGGGCAAAATTTGAAAGGGCTGGGCTTAAAAGTTATAAAAAGATGGCTTTATCGGCCATGTTTAGACGTGCTAAGATTGCTTGGAATAGGCTGCTAATTTGTAGTGTTCGCGCGGTCCTGCATAAACATGGCATCACAGAAGGGGTTCTTATTATCGATGATAAAGATCACAGTCGATCAAAAAATGCTGAGAAATTGCATCATTTACATAAAATCCGGGATAAAAAAACAAGTGGTTATTTTTGTGGTCAAAATATAATATTTCTTCAGCTAGTGACTAAAAAATTTTGCATTCCCGTCTCCTTTGCCTTTTATTCTCCCGATCCCGTACTCACAAGATGGCAACAGGAAGTGAGGAAGCTAAAAAAGTTGGGAATTTTAAAAAAAGACCGTCCCAAAGAGCCTAAAAGGTCATTAGAATATCCAAAAAAGTATACATTAGCTTTACAATTACTTAAAAATTTTGCTTGTGAATTTCCTGCTTTTAAGGTCACTTGTGTACTGGCTGATGCTCTTTACGGCAACGGCTTGTTTGTAGATGGAGTAGAAGGTATTTGGCCTGGAGTGCAAATCATTACTCAGCTTAGAAAGAATCAAAAAGTCATGCGGGGTAAAAAATCTCTCTCGTGCCAAGAATTCTTTGAAGCCTACAAAGGCTGGAATCAGGAAATTTTCATTCGCGGTGATAAAAAAAATGTGGTGCAAGCCGGGGGAGCAAGATTGTATGTTCCTTCTCACCACAAAAAACGATTTGTAATAGCCCTTAAATATGAGGGCGAAAATGAGTATCGCTATCTTATGGCTGCAAATCTTTCATGGAATATGAAAGATGTGATGCAAGGATATACTTTAAGATGGTTAGTAGAGGTTTTTATTGAGGATTGGAGTAGTCATTGTGGGTTTTGCAGTTTGGCCAAACAGTGCGGCGTTGAGGGATCAGAGCGACCTTTGATTCTAAGCCTGCTGTTTGACCACTGCTTTCTTTTTCATTTGTCTCAAACAAATTTCATTAAGAACAAACTCCCTTTAGCAACCTTGGGGAGCCTAGTAGAAAAGTCTAGAGTGGATGCTTTATGTCAAGTTATAAGAGAAATTGTTGAGCATGAAAATTCAAAAGAACTCTTCCGTGATTTCGAAAAGACGCTAGATGAAATCTTTGTTTTAAGGCCTTCTCGTAAACATTTAAATGCAGTACAAGAAAATGTAACTTTTGAGTCATCAAGAAAAGTTGCCTAA
- a CDS encoding transposase, producing MSSSNIMERLNQEIKRRTRVVRVFPNEESCERFVTVVLQEIHEDWMSDKVYLKIR from the coding sequence ATATCATCGAGTAATATAATGGAGAGATTAAATCAGGAGATTAAGAGACGCACAAGAGTAGTAAGAGTATTTCCAAATGAAGAATCATGCGAAAGATTTGTTACAGTAGTACTTCAGGAAATCCATGAGGATTGGATGAGTGATAAAGTATACTTGAAGATAAGATAG